The following is a genomic window from Oncorhynchus kisutch isolate 150728-3 linkage group LG6, Okis_V2, whole genome shotgun sequence.
TTAGAGGTGCTAGTGTCTGAGTACAACCAAAACGTTTTGTCTCACTCAGTTGTTGCTTGACCAGTACAAATAAAAACATAGCTTCAAAGAGAGAACCATCAGGACAATTCAAGTTGTTTTAGCAATATAGTACCACAGTAGAAGTCATAATACctataaaacctagcggtcaaaggaaatggttccaataattttttcaccattcatttttcccataggggattttagaaacacttcaaataagggctgtgttttgtttaggctaaccctggcgtgatgttttgataaccatgtaaatctctttaAGACAAGGTGACTTATCAATATAGTCGCCTGTATTTACATCCCAAAAATGAAATGATAATTAGATGCTactgtggctatcataaagaactacaaatgccatgatgagcTGGATGAGACTGTCGAATcatatcataaagaactacaaatgccatgatgagcTGGATGAGACTGTCGAATCATGGCAAAGGTAATAATCTcttgattaactatctaatgttagttAAAAATAGTAATGATTcaattggctacatttctttaaattgatTATTCTGTTCAGAGGATAagacccttttttcaattttcgcctaaaatgacatacccaaatctaactgcctgtagctcaggccctgaagcaaggatatgcattttcttggtaccatttgataggaaacactttgaagtttgtggaaatgtgaaaggaatgtaggagaatataacacattagatctggtaaaagataatacaaagaagaaaacaaacgtaaaaaattaaatacatgttttgtaccatctttgaaatgcaagagagggtataatgtattattccagcccaggtgcaatttagatttcggccactagatggcagcagtgtgcgCACCGTTTacgactgatccaatgaaccattgcatttctgttcaaaatgtattaagactacccaaatgtgcctaatttgtttattattaacttttcatgttcaaaactgtgcattCTCTTCAAACAAGaacatggtattatttcactgtaatagctactgtaaattggacagtgcagttagagtaacaagaatttaagctttatgCCAATATCAGATACGTCTATGTCCTAggaatgttcttgttacttacaacctcatgctaatcgcattagcctacattggCTCAACCGTCCCACAGGggcccaccaatcctgaagagtCGAATTTGAAGAGTTGTACTTGAATtagtatttggcgcatgtgacaaatacaatttcttGACTTTATATGGATTATCATAACAAATGCATGAGTTCACAATGGTAATACAATTAAATCgaaaaacattttaaatgattACTTTCACAATTTCACACATTTTCAACTTATGTTTTCCCAATTGTACACTTAAATCAGCTCCCTTGTTCCATCACATGACACTGTGCGTACGCATGGCCATGGCAGTGCGTAAATGTAtgcaaacaaaaaaaaaactttcatATTGATAAATCTGACACTTTGTGTGGAAATGATCGCACGGTTTGCGCACAGACTTATACCTACACATGATTGATTAAATGAGGCCCCAGGATTATACGATATTTGCAcattctttttaaaattcttcaagctttgtgaagttggttgttgatcattgctagacatttcaagtcttgccacagattttcaagctgatttaagtcaaaactctaactactactgtaggccactcaggaacattcagtgtcatcttggtaagcaactcgtgTATATTGTGCCTtctgttttagattattgtcctgctggaaggtgaatttatctcccgGTGTCTTTCGGAAAGCATACGGAACCAGGttatcctctaggattttgcctgtgcttagctctattccttttatcaacaaaaaaactccctagtccttgctgatgataAACATATCcagaacatgatgcagccaccaccatacttgaaaatatgaagaggggTACTCGGTGATGTTAtgttggatttgccctaaacagaacgctttgtattcaggacataaagttaatctCTTTGCTGCATTTTTGCAGTTTAATTCAGTGCCTTacagcaaacaggatgcatgtcttGGAATGTGTTTTATTctttacaggcttcctttttttaACTTTGtcaattaagttagtattgtggagtaactactgtgttgttgattcatcctcagttttctcctatcacagccattaaactctaactgttttaaaggctctggcagctacgttaggaaggatgcctgtatccttgtagtgactgggtgtattgatacaccatccaaagtgtaattaataacttcaccttgctcaaagggatattcatttgtctgtttatttacattttacccatctaccaatgggtgccgttctttgcgaggcattggaaaacgtccctggtcttcgtggttgaatctgtgtttgaaattcactgctcgactaagggaccttacatataattgtaattgtgtggggtacagagatgaggtagtcattcaaaaataatgttcaacactattattgcaaatttttactcctgaacttatttttagcttgccataacaaatgggttgaatacttgttgactcaagacatttaatcttttcatttaaaatgtatttgtagaaATGTCTAAAAGCATAATTCCatgttgacattatggggtattatgtgtaagGCCAGTGATGGCAAATCTGaattttattatttttaaattcgggctgcacaacaaaatgtggaaaaagtctagggctgtgaatactttctgaaggcactgtacatgatgAATTATTTGATGTTGTATAAGTTGAGTTGAACACCTTCATGATCTTTTTTAATAAGGTGTCCAAGATGATGACACACTCTTCAAGAAACCCAGGGAGGTGATTCACAAGAACACTCGCTTTGTGGGAGACCCCTTCAGCAAAGCCCTTAACAAATGCCAGCTTCAACAGGCTGCAGCCCTCAATGCACAGGTAAAGTGCTTTCCTGACAAGTTATTGGTTTTAAGTAAATGGTTGTATCCTATTTTTAGTAAAGGGATTTTAAAGTAGAGGAAGGTCATGGTATCTAAAGATCAAATTAAATGGATTGATCCTGAATGATTTATCTGACTGAGTGTTTATCTCCAGTTCAAACAGGGTAAAGTAGGCCCAGATGGCAAAGAACTTAATGCCCAGGATTCCCCTAACGTGAATGGATATGGGTTTGAAGGAACTCCCTGCCCTTCCCCAGGTAAGTAGTTATATTCAAGATCACTTTCAATATTCTCAACAACTAAATAATTATCAGAAATACTTAGTTATTGGGTAAGAATAGATGTTTTTCCAACATTTGGTGCTGTTAGAGAGGTTTCCATAAAACTTTCCCAACTGCATAAAAACTAAACTCCCCTAACCTGATATGGTCCTACCAGGTATGGCTGAGTCCCCCCTGATGACCTGGGGTGAGATAGAGAGCACCCCCTTTCGCCTGGATGGGTCTGACGCACCGTTTCAAGAGAGGAGCATCGGCCCATCATTTAAGGTACAAGCCAATGgctggcagcccccccccccccaaaatgttttgtTCAGAGTAGTGTCTTAACCTGAGATAATCTGACACACAGATTCCAGAaccaggaagaagagagaggttgGGTTTGAAAATGGCCAATGAGGCTGCCGCCAAAAACCGGGCAAAGAAGCAAGAAGCATTGCGAAAGGTCACAGAAAACCTGGCAAGGTAAAAACGGATTGAAGTTTTATTTAACTAAATTGCTTTGATCTTTGTATTTGCAAAACCTCATGTTTTTTCATAGCTCAATTCTATGACCTCTTGTTATACAAAATTCTTAGTCCTTTTAAAATGCTTTTATTATTTTAAACCTAATTTCTGTCTTTCAGTCTCACCCCAAAAGGCCTGAGCCCAGCATTGACCCCTGCCCTTCAGAGGCTTGTAAACCGCACCTCCAGCAAATACACAGACAAAGCTCTAAGGGCAAGCTACACACCATCACCCACACACAGAGGAGCAGGCTCCAAGACCCCCCTGGGTGGTCCAGCCACTCCCTCAGGCACTCCGACACCAAGCAAAGCTAGGACCCCCGCCTCCCAGGACCCAGCATCCATCACAGACGACTTACTGCAGCTTCCCAAGAGGAGGAAAGCATCTGACTTCTTCTGACTGGAGTAAAGCAAAACTGAGAGAGAACGGTTATCTTGAGGAAGTGAACTCTTACATGTTTAAAGCAAGTTGTCATCAAGCAAATTACCAGCCATGTTTCTCTCTAACCCACCTCAGGCCCTCCCCCTGGATTTTATGGACTTGCCTTTTATGGCTGGAACAGTCTGTGCACAATGAAGGGCCGAGTCATAATACCAACTCTGAATTCAAGGATAATTGGAAAACTCAGGTCATTACTGTTTTTAGGGTGTTGGACAGAAATGCATAGTATGTACTGTGTTAGAAACCTTCCAAGACTGGATAACTTACAATATGTGGGATCCAAAGAGATGATATAATTGTACATAGCCTAGGCTGATGTTATTTTAATCTTGGTGAATATTACGAGGCTTTGTTGATTTTTTGGTTTGTTAATATGTTCAAATGTAAGCCTCTATTGTATGCCTTTTTCTGCAATCTAATCTTTCAGTCCTCAACCTAAAAATTGCCTTGTTGTAAATCCCAAATGTTGACACTCACCTTTGTCatagcagactagacatctaaaaaTGTAACGAAGTCTCTATGGTTCATCTTGACAAATATGTATGTTCCAATGATTATGAACTATTCAAGTGGAATAAATCCAGGACTTCAACATCAGGAATCAGCAGGGATGTTGTTCCTTGCATCAGGGAATTATTTTTTCTTGGTGTGCTTAAATGTCCCAGCTGCATCTTCGCTCTCCACTGAAGGTTTTGGATCTGATTCGGCCTCTGCTTTCACCCCTTTTCTTGTTCTCATTGCCATGAGGATTCTTACTACTTTCCCCCATCCTTTCCTTTTTGGAGCCAGCTGCTTCCGATGTGGAAGGCCCATCTTCCCGTCTCGTACTACCATCATGTGATTTGGACTGCACCCATACATGCTCAAGGATATCGTCAATCTCTACCCTCTGGGCCACATTGTTGTTAAGCACGCGATATATCAAGCCTTTGTactctgttgggacagctttactgTGTGGGAAATCAATGCGATGCTCTTTCTGAATCTTCAGCATCTTCTTGATATTGGAGTCATCATAGGGAATAGAATGACCCCCATACTCCAAACATCATACACTTTGGGGTTGTATGGGACCCCCTGTAATACCTCTGGTGATGCATAGGCTGCAGAGCCACAGAACGTTTTGCTGAGAATCATTTGTCCATCCTCATCATATTTGATCCTCCTGGCGAAACCAAAGTCTGACACTTTGAGATTAAAGTCTTGGTCCAATAGCAGGTTTTCACATTTCAAGTCTCTATGAACAACATCTAAGGCGTGTGTGAATTTTATTGCAAGTGACAGCTGTTTGAACAGTTTTCTGGTGAAATCTTCGGGCAAGGCACCCCTGAATTTGATGAACTCCAGTAGGTCCCCTTGCACACCAAGCTCCATAATCATGTACACCTTGCCTTCTGAAGATCTCGAAGGTCTTGACGATGTTGCGGTGGTTTAGGGATGCAAGAATGTCCAGTTCCCGGGGCAAGAACTTCTCAAAACAATCCGGCAGCGCCCTTTTTCTGTTAATCATTTTGATTGCCACATTGGTCTTCAGACGCTCGGAATAAGCGGATTTTACTTTGGCGTACGACCCTCGCCTAAACTGATGCCTAATGTATAACCCCGTTTCCTTAGCACCAGTGAGTCGTCCATGGCTAAATAGGACGACCCGAACTATTTTGGTGAATGTTATAATACACCTTTATTGACACCCTATGTGTGATCAACATTCTATAATTGATCACTAACTTGGGAAATTACGATCTTTGTTTCTATTACATGTTTGTTTGTGTAATAATGGAATGTTTAATTCCTCAAAAGCAGTCATTGATGTATGCCATTAGGCGCATGGCTCATTTCCCAGTCATTGCATGTTATCTGAAAGGATGTTATAACATTAGTGAATTGTATATGATGCCTACATGTATACATTAAGAAAATAATTATAATCAATGTGTGAATTGATAAAAAATAACTTTCATTACATTTCATGAAACGTTTCAATACCCATGCATAAGATGTTTAGAACATTATTTAAAAAGCTGTTGTCCATGAAGTTCTGTTGAAATTCAAGTATAGCCTAAATTTGCAATCACTAAAAACCAACCAATTAATCAAAAACGAATGCTGTTTCACTACGGATACAATTATGTTAGCTACTGTAACACATGTATACAATAACCTTAACTCCGCCCCAACTCGCAATCTGATCGGCTGTGTGGCGTGTTTTGGATTGTTGTGACTGGAGAATGGAGCCATCTTGTTTTATTTCTGTCCTGGAATACATTGGGCAGGCCGAACGAAAAACAGGGCTTTCGAATAATGATGTAGCTAGTTAGTGCGCTTGCTAACAATATTGcatatatttgtatgtttagtgcTTCCACCACTCTAAATGTATTTGAATGACTAGGTACTGTCTTTGGCGTGTATTAGGGTCAAAGCAAACGCGTTGGTTCAGGTGTCAGTTTATTTTATTTCTGAGTAGAGGAGTTACTATGAATGGAGGATAAATGTTGCCAAAGGCTGACAGCAGCAGTtacgttctcctctctcttctcttcgtCCTCACATTAACAGACCCACCACGGGCAGGTAAGACCGATGAAATGCAATTGGTTGTAATTTGTCACAATGTCGGATCTTCGTATACCGGTGAGCTATGGTAGGCCTATTTGCACGGGAATTTAGTTAGTGTAGATGGCGTTTGTAATTTATCACGGGTCTTAATTTATGCTGCTGGCTAGCCACTTACTGCGTAGCTAACAAACGTTAACGTAAattatttttttgcaaaaaaaggtattataTGGGGATATAGTTAAATATTGAGCTGTAAGTTAGCTACATTTTGCAGTTGTAACTAGCCTGCTGAACGTTTTTAGTATTGTGCAGTTTTAGCTTGCTAACTAACATAACTAGCTACGTGAAATTGGGGTGCTCCACGTTATTTCTAGAACCCAGTACTATTAACGTTAGTTACTAGCTAGTTCACCATTAATTTAGCCGATTAAACTCCACTCCAGGTTGAGATGGAGTTGAGCGGCAACTAGTGTTGGCGGACTGGAGCTCCGACGTTACATACAATTACGTTTTTATCCAAAACTACTGATTTCAGCATCCGAAGAATAGCCCACAATTACACACGACATTGATCGGTGTAATTGCGGGCCATTCCTTGGGTAGCTTATGTGATGTCGGAGCTCCAGTCCGCCTACCCCATTCATAGATgcggtaaagaggtcaatggaattCAACACAAACAATGGAAAGATCCTCAATCTCCTCTTGCCCCCCAGCAAAATGAACCTACATTTAGGCAAATGTTTGTGTATTTCACACTGTTGATGTAAATATCGGAGTGTCgtgcttgtatggatgtcaacccgaatacatgttcatgtcatcGTTTTTATCCACGCTTGTGTAATTTATGACCATTAGAGGGAGTTACTCGACAAGCCATTTGTTTTACTGTTACAAACTGTCATACTATTTGTGCAACTAAACAATCAACTGCATTGCAATTGAAAACGACTTTGACTACCACCACTGATTTCTGTATACCACTAGTTTAATACGCTTATTGACGGTAGTATCTTCTGACCGGGAGTGTTTTGTTAAGAGCCCTGACTCTTGCTCTAAACATTAACACGCATTGCTTGCGGTACGGTTTTGTAAACATAAGGAACGTATCCTTTTATATAAGCGAGAATTTAGGGAGGGGGGATTGAAATTATGtcgatgtgatatgaaagtagagggaTTTATGTTTTTAGAACCGTACCACAATTGAGTCGATTCACGTTTCGATGGTTGTTTGGCTGTTTTTTGACGTTTGGAGCCAATTCGCCTTTAAACAGAACATGTTAACAAGCTGCATTTCAGCTAGAAAGCAGATGGTTTAGTTGACAACGTCATGATAACGTTGTGCGCGCTTCCATTGGGCACACGTCAgcgtgttgtgattctggattgCCGATTGCTAGCAAAAATGATAAACTGCCATTTGGGGGAATTGTAAGTGGCTAGTTTCATAATGTTATTGAAACCATgtcttgaggtgttttgactgatttcatgacAATGCTAAAATTATCTAGCTAGTTAGTTGCTGGTTAGCTATCAAATtgcattagtcacatgcgccgaatacaacaggtgtaggtagaccttacagtgaaatgcttacttacttaaccaacaatgcagtcaacaaaaaaatacagataagaaaagtaacaagtaattaaatagcaagtaacaagtaattaaatagCAGCAGTGAAATAGCAATGTATTTGAGACAAGTGGTCATTGTgcaattttgttttgtttttcaataaacattggagacgaaTTATATTTTACACGTTAACAATCTAAGCAAACcctcggttttgttgctaaacaaccaagtCATCTACATGCACGAAATTTCACCAGAGCTaggtagccagctaacgttagcttgctaagtCGCAGGAGCAACAAAAGACTTGGCCAAATGTTGTTTTACGTTAGATATAGGTAGCTATCTAATGTTGTGGCGTTAGTTGAAATACGAAGAAGCATTGTATTAGCTGCTACTCAATTTGCATTGACCTTTAGTTTGcatcaaccttccggttactggcccagtgctctaaccactaccctactGCTCCGCCAAGCTGTGTTGTCTCCTTGAACCCATGCACTGATTTGGGGTATTATTGCCTTTTGCACAACTGTGAAATGTAGAGAGCTCTCATGATCCTCATGAAATGCCTAGTTTGTGTCGTTGAATAAAAGCAATGGCACAAATGGTGTAACTTTTTGAGTATTGTTGGCCCAGAGCGCATCTATGGTCATTGACTGGAGATTAGCCTCTGTCAGTATAGCACGTGTTCAGATGGCAATGGGTCCGCCCTGTGTGGGGGTTAACCTCTAAAAGCCGGCGGGGGGGTTTCTTCtcagctaacatatggaattgttttaggaTGGTCATACCATGCATCATTTagatatttgatttggaattttagaaCCCCTTTAAGTACAAAATATTGAAATTTGcatttactactatagcccatagaaatgcattgaataacacattcatggaTTTACTGTACAGTATTTATCTTCACTGTACTGTCAACTTGTGACCCCAATTGTGGTTTGTAACTACTGTGATTTCCCATTGCAGAAATGCTGCTACAGATTTTTAATCCCTTCAAAATACTTCATAAACAAAGGTGATGTCATTAAAGACACAAATTGATTGATCTGCCTTCACCTTAGGAGGGAGAGGATTTataaaatatcttaaagatacagtgcatttggaaagtttcctttttcctcattttgttacgttacagcctttttctaaaattgatcaaataaatgtttcccttcaatctacacccaataccccataatgacaaagcaaaaacaggtttgacatttttttgcgaatttataaaaataaaaaaacacacacaccttatttacataagtattcagaccttttgctatgagactcaaaattgagctcaggtctatcctgtttccattgatcatccttgagatatttctacaacttgattggagtccacctgtggtgaattcaattgattggacatgatttggaaaggcacacaccggtctatataaggtcccacagttgacagttcatgccagagcaaaaaccaagccatgaggtcaaattaattgtctgtagagctctgagacaggattgtgtcaggcacagatctgggaagggtgGCAAAAAATATTCTGCAggattgaaggtctccaagaacacagtggcctccatcattctaaaatggaagaagtttggaaccaccaagactcttcctagaggtgGCCGCCTGGCCCAACTGAACAATCatgggagaagagccttggtcagagagctaaccaagaacccaatggtcactcttgacagagctctatagttcctctgtggagatagaagaacaaccatctctcagcactccaccaatcaggcttttatggtagtggccagacggaagccactcctcagtaaaaggtacatgacagcccgcttggagtttgccaaaaggcacctaaaggactctcagaccatgagaaacaagattctctggtctgatgaaaccaagatttaactgttcggcctgaatgccaagtgtcatgtttgggtgaagcatggtggtggcagcatcatgcagtggggggtgtttttcagcggcagggactgggtgactagtcaggatcgagggagagataaatggagcaaagtgcagagagatccttgatgaaaacctgctccagagcgctcagggcctaagactggggcgacggttcacttttcaacaggacaatgaccctaagcacacagccaagacaacacaggagtggtctctgaatgtccttgaatggcccagctcAATCAgccatctctagagagacctgaaaatagctttgctgcgacgctccccatccaacctgacagagtttgagaagatcagcagagaagaatgggagaaactccccaaatacaggtgtgctaagcttatagtgtcatacccaagaagacttgatgctgtaatcgctgccaaagtaaTGAGTACTCATGTAAATGTCATATGAAAGTTTTTTTAATATGcatttgcaaatgtaaaaaaacaagttATTTGTCATTGGgttttgtgtgttgattgatgatttaaaaaaactatttaatccattttagaataaaggctgtgtaacaataaaatgtggaaaacgtcaaggggtctgaattttcGATTGCACTGTATATGCCTTATTTAAAAAGTAGACTCATCTTTCATTTCTCATGGGACCTTTTACATGGAAATCCTCATACATTTCTAAAGTGAAAAATCTGCATCTCAGCGTAATTCTCTTTTTGTAGACTTGCCCTGTAGCGTAAAGTTGCACTGGTCATGCTTTTGGCCAATGTACTTTTTTGTTGCCATATGTGGAGATGAGCTAAGCTATACcttttgtaaaaaatataaaaaattgattgcgttatttaaaaaaaattcacaCCAAGTAGCCTAAAAATTACTTAGGTTACCTGTTGTTGCCTTGAAACATTTTCTTTTCAAAAACATAAATCATCACCTGTTTAAATTGCAAGTAGTGTAAGAAGCTATTCTTTACTTCCAAAACCTCAATGTTTTCATTCAGGAGCTGGGTGAGAGAAGGGTGGTATTGGCTGACTTGCTTAGTTGTGAATAGCCTACATCCCAACCCAGGCTATATTCTATGCTTGCATTTAAACTGGATGCTTTTGCTAATTGACTTTTTAAAAGCAATCAGTGACATTATTTTAAAGGTGGGTGGTCCCAAATTGTCCTGGTCCCATTTGGGTCAACTCAGACATCTTTTTAGTAGATGTCATCTCCATTAGCTATACATCTTTCGCATTTAAAATGCATATGACAGAATATCTCTCAGTACATTGCATAAATGTGTATCCCCCCTTCACAAGCTTGATGTTGGGTGAGTCCCCTTTCCTATGCAAATAAACACAACTAGAGATGTTATGCACTAGCATGCAATGTCAATGAGATATATTTGATACAGCATGTATTGTCATTgactaaaaaaacatgtttttgtacaCTTATACTAGCTAGCTGGGGGAGTCTAGTCCCAGAGGCATTCTGTTCTGCAAATTGGTTCTGCATGCCTTCTTGACTTGGATACAATGTGTTGTCATGCATTTGTGCATGCACACACTGGTTACTGTCACAGTTATCTtgctagctaaattagctagctcATCAACCAGTATGTACTTCGCGATTTCCGCACAATGGCACTAATTAAGCCTTGAATCTCAGTGACCTCCCTGTCACCATTAGTCATCTAGCTAGCCGTTAGCCATCTTAGTTGCATCGGTTTCCATTCGACTAgagcttgctagctagttatcatgtaTCAGCCTATGCTGACTAGCGTCGCTAGcatgctaacgttagcaagctgGCTAATGTCAATACACTTAGTTGTGGGTCTGCAAAATCAAGGCCAATGGTACTGAACTCATGACATCATGTTTCGACATTGTAGTGGCTATTGCTGTTTTGGctcatcctttataactactgctgtacatacctttaaaaaaataaaataatatactgtccatactgtatataaacaccatttatatagtgtaccagtcaaaagtttggacacctactcattccagagtttttcttaattttttactattttctacattgtagaataatagtgaagacatcaaaactgtgaaataacacacagaatcatgtgcagtcgtggccaaaagttttgagaatgacacaaatattatttttcaaagtctgctgcctcagtgtcttagatatttttgtcagatgttactatggaatactgaagtataattacaagcatttcataagtgtctcAGGCTTTTAtcgacaattacatgaagttgatgcaaagagtcaatatttgcagttttgacccttctttttcaagacctctgcaatcctccctggcatgctgtcaattatctTCTGGGCCGCATTCTGACtcatggcagcccattcttgcataatcaatactTGGTGTTTGTcggaatttgtgggtttttgtttgtccacccgcctcttgaggattgaccacaagttctcaatgggattaagctctggggagtttcctggccatggatccAAAATATCCATGTTTtcttccccaagccacttagttatcacttttgcctggcaaggtgctccatcatgctggaaaaggcattgttcgtcaccaaactgttcctggatggttgggagaagctgctctcggaggatgtgttggtaccattctttattcatggctgtgttcttaggcaaaattgtgagtgagcccacttccttggctgagaagcaaccccacacatgaatggtctcagaatgctttactgttggcatgacacaggactgatggtagcactcaccttgtcttctccggacaagcttttttccggatgccccaaacagtCGGAAAGGGgaagagaaaattactttaccccagtcctcagcagtccaatccctgtaccttttgcagaatatcagtctgtccctgatgtttttcctggagagaagtggcttatttgctgcccttcttgacaccaggccatcctcaaagtcttcgcctcactgtgcgtgcagatgcactcacacctgcctgctgccattcctgagtaagttctgtactgatggtgccccgatcccacagctgaatcaactttaggagacggtcctggc
Proteins encoded in this region:
- the LOC109892516 gene encoding splicing factor ESS-2 homolog, with protein sequence MEGFGKALMSGTLVPANPVTTVALRQPPEETKKTNRKVLDEENYIESLEKIIQRDFFPDVTKLHAQKDYLEAEENGDLGKMREISIKYGSSLAKSTPRSTAPYVTPASFETPEGRPGSPSSVLGKNKKGTDVVNKEGDEEEKELPCLDRFLAKNTSEDNASFEQIMVLAEDKEKLRHAWLYEAEAEFKQRHEENLALPSSEKQALECVKAGLETWEYKAKNALMYYPEGVQDDDTLFKKPREVIHKNTRFVGDPFSKALNKCQLQQAAALNAQFKQGKVGPDGKELNAQDSPNVNGYGFEGTPCPSPGMAESPLMTWGEIESTPFRLDGSDAPFQERSIGPSFKIPEPGRRERLGLKMANEAAAKNRAKKQEALRKVTENLASLTPKGLSPALTPALQRLVNRTSSKYTDKALRASYTPSPTHRGAGSKTPLGGPATPSGTPTPSKARTPASQDPASITDDLLQLPKRRKASDFF